From the genome of Haloterrigena sp. KLK7, one region includes:
- a CDS encoding MFS transporter, with amino-acid sequence MTDDATADDTYSTGEIRTVALAVIAGIFFGGVATGVAFPTLPLLDERLVISTVMLSVILSANRIARLFMNTPAGTIIDRVGARTPMILGLFTQALAPFGYIAGLRTPPMILGTVPGFGEVSLPGVVFVLARTFWGVGSAFVFIGAFATITYVTTSENRGRWVGYMRGGQSLGFPTGLILGGLLTDVASMEIAFFTAGILALIAGTVATFVLPDVHAGADTRSAKLGEVPALLRGQPTVLLIGFGNFTVRFLWGGIILSTLARFADFHGLELAVLEAAGISGVVMGVGVLTMGGTTVVTGWISDMVSDRTLLTVPAFLSMGAGFLLIAYVPTIESLFGALVLIGAGMGAAAPAMLAILGDLTPGDEVGRMGGVYQVLGDVGLSLGPLIALPAVDSWFGYQLTYVLCAALVCSCLLIVSLPLLRNPDVTTSTVKAD; translated from the coding sequence ATGACCGACGACGCGACGGCGGACGACACGTACTCGACCGGCGAGATCAGGACCGTCGCCCTCGCGGTCATCGCCGGGATCTTCTTCGGCGGCGTGGCCACCGGCGTCGCCTTCCCGACGCTGCCGCTGCTCGACGAGCGGCTCGTGATCAGCACGGTGATGCTGAGCGTGATCCTCTCGGCCAACCGCATCGCGCGGCTGTTCATGAACACGCCGGCCGGAACGATCATCGACCGCGTCGGCGCGCGAACGCCGATGATCCTCGGGCTCTTCACGCAGGCGCTCGCGCCGTTCGGCTACATCGCGGGCCTCCGGACGCCGCCGATGATCCTCGGGACGGTTCCCGGGTTCGGCGAGGTGTCGCTCCCGGGCGTCGTCTTCGTCCTCGCGCGGACGTTCTGGGGGGTGGGCAGCGCGTTCGTCTTCATCGGCGCGTTCGCGACGATCACGTACGTGACGACCTCGGAGAACCGCGGCCGCTGGGTCGGCTACATGCGCGGCGGCCAGTCGCTCGGCTTCCCGACCGGCCTCATCCTCGGCGGCCTGCTGACCGACGTCGCCTCGATGGAGATCGCCTTCTTCACGGCCGGGATCCTCGCTCTGATCGCCGGCACGGTCGCGACGTTCGTCCTCCCCGACGTCCACGCCGGTGCCGACACGAGATCGGCGAAGCTCGGCGAGGTGCCGGCCCTGCTGCGCGGACAGCCGACCGTGTTGCTGATCGGGTTCGGGAACTTCACCGTCCGCTTCCTCTGGGGCGGGATCATCCTCTCGACGCTCGCCCGCTTCGCGGACTTCCACGGCCTCGAGCTCGCCGTCCTCGAGGCCGCGGGCATCAGCGGCGTCGTGATGGGCGTCGGCGTGCTCACGATGGGCGGGACGACGGTCGTGACCGGCTGGATCTCCGATATGGTCAGCGACCGGACGCTGCTGACGGTGCCCGCGTTCCTGTCGATGGGGGCGGGTTTCCTCCTGATCGCGTACGTGCCGACGATCGAGTCGCTGTTCGGCGCGCTGGTGTTGATCGGCGCCGGCATGGGCGCGGCCGCCCCCGCGATGCTCGCGATTCTGGGGGACCTCACGCCCGGCGACGAGGTCGGACGGATGGGCGGCGTCTATCAGGTGTTGGGCGACGTCGGCCTCAGTCTCGGCCCGCTGATCGCGCTCCCCGCCGTCGACAGCTGGTTCGGCTATCAGCTGACCTACGTCCTCTGTGCGGCGCTGGTCTGTAGCTGCCTGCTGATCGTCTCGCTGCCGCTCCTTCGGAACCCGGACGTCACGACGTCGACCGTGAAAGCGGACTGA
- a CDS encoding acyl-CoA dehydrogenase family protein, which translates to MEYHDSETATAVAGRVADFMDEVVIPREREALATGERIPMSEIEDLWEQAKERDLFAPQVPEEYGGQGLDFSDMLPSFEQVGRSLIGALAIRANAPQEGNMHTLEMVGTEEQKEEYLRPLVQGEISSAFAMTEPKQGGGSDPKMLQSTAVKDGDEWVINAHKWWTSDGLDADFYLVMARTDLDAHPYEGTSIILVPREADGVEVVRNVPHLGGHGITEREGGHAEVKFDDVRVPVENTIGEENEGFRIAQMRLGGGRLTHCMRYSGMAQRSLEIAKAYLQEREAFGTKLEDKQALRHRIADAETRLHAARCMVRHAARELDRSDARIEVAMSKMFTANVTQDTIDLALQCCGGNGIGKDLPIAHFYENVRAFRIVDGADEVHRRSIARWAFDDVDETEIENALQFDEDLRIDELDE; encoded by the coding sequence ATGGAGTACCACGACTCCGAGACGGCGACGGCGGTTGCGGGTCGCGTAGCGGACTTCATGGACGAGGTCGTCATCCCGCGCGAACGCGAGGCGCTCGCCACCGGCGAGCGGATCCCGATGAGCGAGATCGAGGACCTGTGGGAGCAGGCCAAGGAGCGCGACCTGTTCGCGCCGCAGGTCCCCGAGGAGTACGGCGGGCAGGGGCTGGACTTCAGCGACATGCTCCCATCCTTCGAGCAGGTCGGCCGCTCGCTGATCGGCGCGCTCGCCATCCGAGCCAACGCACCCCAGGAGGGGAACATGCACACCCTCGAGATGGTCGGCACGGAAGAACAGAAAGAGGAGTACCTCCGCCCGCTCGTGCAGGGCGAGATCTCCTCGGCGTTCGCGATGACCGAGCCCAAACAGGGCGGCGGATCGGACCCGAAGATGCTCCAGAGCACGGCCGTCAAGGACGGCGACGAGTGGGTGATTAACGCCCACAAGTGGTGGACCTCGGACGGACTCGACGCCGACTTCTATCTGGTGATGGCCCGGACCGATCTGGACGCCCACCCCTACGAGGGCACCTCGATCATCCTCGTTCCGCGCGAGGCCGACGGCGTCGAGGTCGTGCGGAACGTCCCCCACCTCGGCGGCCACGGCATCACCGAGCGCGAGGGCGGCCACGCCGAAGTGAAGTTCGACGACGTTCGCGTCCCCGTCGAGAACACGATCGGCGAGGAGAACGAGGGCTTTCGCATCGCCCAGATGCGCCTCGGCGGCGGCCGGCTCACCCACTGCATGCGCTACTCCGGGATGGCCCAGCGATCCCTCGAGATCGCGAAGGCGTACCTACAGGAGCGCGAGGCGTTCGGAACGAAACTCGAGGACAAACAGGCGCTGCGCCACCGGATCGCCGACGCCGAGACGCGGCTGCACGCCGCCCGCTGTATGGTCCGCCACGCCGCGCGCGAACTCGACCGCAGCGACGCCCGCATCGAGGTCGCCATGTCGAAGATGTTCACCGCGAACGTCACGCAGGACACCATCGACCTCGCGCTGCAGTGCTGTGGCGGCAACGGGATCGGGAAGGACCTCCCGATCGCCCACTTCTACGAGAACGTCCGCGCGTTCCGGATCGTCGACGGCGCCGACGAGGTCCACCGCCGCTCGATCGCCCGCTGGGCCTTCGACGACGTCGACGAGACCGAGATCGAGAACGCGCTGCAGTTCGACGAGGACCTGCGCATCGACGAACTGGACGAGTAA
- a CDS encoding enoyl-CoA hydratase/isomerase family protein encodes MDDDLDAVLVEFDEETGVGTVTMNRPDALNALNGQLREDIIAGLRRLEAENEDADGVALRAVVLEGAGEKAFCAGADVGGFSEESAGASSERGHYEFIRNFPAPVIAKIDGYCLGGGLETALACDFRLASESSTLGFPEVNLGLLPGAGGVQYVTKLAGPAVAKELAMTGEYISAERAADEGIINHVYGDEEFEDEVDAFVTDLAGQAPLAVQAIKDSAHMAVQSGLEEGVRYDNRLFRELLETEDHAEGAAAFDEDREPEFDGT; translated from the coding sequence ATGGACGACGACCTCGACGCGGTGCTAGTGGAGTTCGACGAGGAGACCGGCGTCGGCACGGTCACGATGAATCGGCCGGACGCGCTCAACGCCCTGAACGGACAGCTCCGGGAAGACATCATCGCCGGCCTGCGGCGCCTCGAGGCCGAAAACGAGGACGCCGACGGCGTCGCCCTGCGAGCGGTCGTCCTCGAGGGCGCCGGCGAGAAGGCCTTCTGTGCCGGCGCGGACGTCGGCGGCTTCTCCGAGGAGTCGGCCGGCGCGAGTTCCGAGCGCGGCCACTACGAGTTCATCCGGAACTTCCCGGCGCCGGTGATCGCGAAGATCGACGGCTACTGTCTCGGCGGCGGCCTCGAGACCGCGCTCGCCTGCGACTTCCGGCTGGCCAGCGAGTCCAGTACGCTCGGCTTCCCCGAGGTCAACCTCGGGCTCCTCCCCGGCGCCGGCGGCGTCCAGTACGTGACGAAGCTGGCCGGCCCCGCGGTCGCGAAGGAACTGGCCATGACCGGCGAGTACATCTCGGCCGAACGCGCCGCCGATGAGGGCATCATCAACCACGTCTACGGCGACGAGGAGTTCGAGGACGAGGTCGACGCCTTCGTCACCGACCTCGCCGGCCAGGCGCCGCTGGCCGTCCAGGCGATCAAGGACTCCGCTCACATGGCCGTGCAGTCGGGACTCGAGGAGGGGGTGCGCTACGACAATCGCCTCTTCCGGGAACTGCTCGAGACCGAAGATCACGCGGAGGGCGCGGCCGCGTTCGACGAGGACCGCGAACCCGAGTTCGACGGAACGTAG
- a CDS encoding thiolase family protein: MHDAVIVDAVRTPFGKRGGSFRDTHPQDLAAKPLAALEERTGFDPEVIEDVIYGCVTPIDEQGLNIGRIAPLVAGWGDGVPGVQLNRMCGSGQQAVTFAATNMMAGQHDVLVAGGVEHMTRVPLGSDGADGVDGAGAVTDTYFEHVDELTHQGEGAERIAAEYGFDRAELDELAVDSQRRWGEAWEAGRYDDQIVPVETELDGESVTVEQDEHPRPETDLETLSNLPLSFREEGDGVHHPGNSSGIVDGSSALLIASEAAAEAHGWEPMARIVATEVVGVDPVTMLTGPIPATEGVLEKTDLELADIDLFEVNEAFASVVAAWLEETGVSWEQVNVNGGAIAHGHPLGATGAALLTKLVHELERTGQERALSTMCIGFGQGIATIIERV; this comes from the coding sequence ATGCACGACGCAGTCATCGTCGACGCGGTCCGGACGCCGTTCGGCAAGCGGGGCGGCTCCTTCCGCGACACGCACCCGCAGGATCTGGCGGCGAAACCGCTCGCGGCCCTCGAGGAGCGAACCGGGTTCGATCCGGAGGTGATCGAGGACGTGATCTACGGCTGCGTGACGCCGATCGACGAGCAGGGGCTCAACATCGGCCGCATCGCGCCGCTGGTCGCCGGCTGGGGCGACGGCGTTCCCGGCGTCCAGCTCAACCGGATGTGCGGCTCCGGCCAGCAGGCGGTCACCTTCGCGGCGACGAACATGATGGCCGGCCAACACGACGTCCTGGTCGCCGGCGGCGTCGAGCACATGACTCGAGTGCCGCTGGGCTCCGACGGGGCCGACGGCGTGGACGGCGCGGGCGCCGTCACGGACACCTACTTCGAGCACGTCGACGAACTGACTCACCAGGGCGAGGGCGCCGAGCGAATCGCCGCGGAGTACGGCTTCGACCGCGCGGAACTCGACGAACTCGCCGTCGACTCCCAGCGCCGCTGGGGCGAGGCCTGGGAGGCAGGGCGGTACGACGACCAGATCGTCCCCGTGGAGACGGAACTCGATGGTGAGTCGGTCACCGTCGAACAGGACGAACACCCGCGACCGGAGACCGACCTCGAGACCCTGTCGAATCTGCCGCTGTCCTTCCGCGAGGAGGGCGACGGCGTCCATCACCCCGGCAACTCCTCGGGGATCGTCGACGGCTCGAGCGCGCTGCTGATCGCCAGCGAGGCGGCCGCCGAGGCACACGGGTGGGAGCCGATGGCCCGCATCGTCGCGACCGAAGTCGTCGGCGTCGACCCCGTGACGATGTTGACGGGACCGATCCCCGCTACGGAGGGGGTGCTCGAGAAGACCGATCTGGAACTCGCGGACATCGACCTCTTCGAGGTCAACGAGGCGTTCGCCTCGGTCGTCGCCGCCTGGCTCGAGGAGACCGGCGTCTCCTGGGAACAGGTGAACGTCAACGGCGGCGCCATCGCCCACGGCCACCCGTTGGGGGCGACCGGCGCAGCGCTGCTGACGAAGTTGGTTCACGAACTCGAGCGCACGGGCCAGGAGCGGGCGCTCTCGACGATGTGTATCGGCTTCGGGCAGGGAATCGCGACGATCATCGAGCGAGTTTGA
- a CDS encoding 4Fe-4S dicluster domain-containing protein — translation MTQEEPSGQVMSQGVMSTGEGMRIFPDVEACIDCGGCVVACKRTWDREIDNQRIDITTMAEGVAGPQGENADKTDRLAAGENPGETSLPMQCYHCENAPCVSVCPTNALQKEDDGFVTVHEDLCVGCQYCLSGCPFGAPQFPDSNDGTAQIFGTGGIMDKCTGCRERQEAQKGPACAEECATDAILVGGTGEIADELERRDSQPFFNDEAMAIIFGEEEAQLFQ, via the coding sequence ATGACACAGGAAGAACCGTCCGGCCAGGTGATGAGTCAGGGCGTCATGAGCACCGGCGAGGGGATGCGGATCTTCCCCGACGTCGAGGCCTGTATCGACTGCGGCGGCTGCGTCGTCGCCTGCAAACGCACCTGGGACCGGGAGATCGACAACCAGCGCATCGACATCACGACCATGGCCGAGGGGGTCGCCGGCCCGCAGGGCGAGAACGCCGACAAGACCGACCGACTGGCCGCGGGGGAGAACCCCGGCGAGACCAGCCTGCCGATGCAGTGTTATCACTGCGAGAACGCCCCCTGCGTCTCGGTCTGTCCGACCAACGCCCTCCAGAAGGAGGACGACGGCTTCGTGACGGTCCACGAGGACCTCTGTGTCGGCTGCCAGTACTGCCTGTCGGGCTGTCCGTTCGGCGCGCCGCAGTTCCCGGACAGCAACGACGGGACGGCCCAGATCTTCGGCACCGGCGGCATCATGGACAAGTGTACCGGCTGCCGCGAGCGCCAGGAGGCCCAGAAGGGGCCGGCCTGCGCCGAGGAGTGCGCGACCGACGCTATCCTCGTCGGCGGCACCGGCGAGATCGCCGACGAACTCGAGCGCCGAGACAGTCAGCCGTTCTTCAACGACGAGGCCATGGCGATCATCTTCGGCGAGGAGGAGGCTCAACTGTTCCAGTGA
- a CDS encoding 3-hydroxyacyl-CoA dehydrogenase family protein, translating into MEHKTAAVVGGGIMGAGIAQVLARNGYEVRVREIDEELATEARERVVSGNYGLEDAVEGGYLSEDEMESVLERLTFTTDLDEATVGTEFVIEAVTEDLAIKGQVFRDLDEVTDDQPLYSNTSGFSVTSIANAVSDPSRVAVTHFFNPVPIMSMVEIVQAPETDEAVVERAEELVDELGKTSVTIDDDPGSYGFIANRCHAAMREEAQEIVDEGIATEAQVDKALEEGYNLPVGPFSLRGIGEEWD; encoded by the coding sequence ATGGAACACAAAACGGCGGCCGTCGTCGGCGGCGGTATCATGGGCGCCGGCATCGCACAGGTACTGGCCCGCAACGGCTACGAGGTCCGCGTTCGCGAGATCGACGAGGAACTGGCTACGGAGGCCCGCGAACGCGTCGTATCGGGCAACTACGGCCTCGAGGACGCCGTCGAGGGCGGCTATCTCTCCGAGGACGAAATGGAGTCGGTCTTAGAGCGGCTGACGTTCACGACGGACCTCGACGAGGCGACTGTCGGCACCGAGTTCGTCATCGAGGCCGTCACCGAGGACCTCGCGATCAAGGGCCAGGTCTTCCGCGACCTGGACGAGGTCACCGACGACCAGCCGCTGTACTCGAACACGAGCGGATTCTCGGTGACGTCGATCGCCAACGCCGTCTCGGACCCCTCCCGCGTCGCCGTCACGCACTTCTTCAACCCGGTACCGATCATGTCGATGGTCGAGATCGTTCAGGCCCCCGAGACCGACGAGGCGGTCGTCGAGCGAGCGGAGGAGCTCGTCGACGAACTCGGCAAGACCAGCGTCACCATCGACGACGACCCCGGCTCCTACGGCTTCATCGCCAACCGCTGTCACGCCGCGATGCGCGAGGAGGCCCAGGAGATCGTCGACGAGGGCATCGCGACCGAAGCGCAGGTCGACAAAGCGCTCGAGGAGGGGTACAACCTCCCCGTCGGACCGTTCTCGCTGCGCGGTATCGGTGAGGAGTGGGACTGA
- a CDS encoding cytochrome b/b6 domain-containing protein, producing the protein MTNLDHGKFSRVTTMFHSLLALTVFILFFTGYAIAFNTELWWLVELMGGNQGVLSIHRLAGFALIALTGFWVPYMLLRSSSRSNFRGILPGLTDAKAFVQDVKFALGRADERHPAARQFAGYKAEEVPLMSYIGKGVIWIFTVELVLLMLSGLLIWRKTWLIDFYDSQSVAMAFVAFHGLLGVIMLMGVMFHTFEHGFHPAFYPVEMKAFLPKEHTPNFHGDPDEHETTGIERLRRKSSWRWATNVMGVLVVVGIVSVMMASLEYGGYPVPDSLVFNEGSVLRTIGINVGIFVLFVGLVLSVFGNVLRARYMRQRRKQRERPAERTPAADGSGSTRDDGPSEADD; encoded by the coding sequence ATGACGAATCTCGATCACGGGAAGTTCTCGCGGGTGACGACGATGTTCCACTCGCTGCTGGCGTTGACGGTGTTCATCCTGTTCTTCACGGGGTACGCCATCGCCTTCAACACGGAGCTGTGGTGGCTCGTCGAGCTGATGGGCGGCAACCAGGGCGTGCTCTCGATCCACCGACTGGCCGGCTTCGCGCTGATCGCGCTGACCGGCTTCTGGGTGCCCTACATGCTGCTCCGATCGTCCAGTCGGTCCAACTTCAGGGGGATACTGCCGGGCCTGACCGACGCGAAGGCGTTCGTTCAGGACGTCAAGTTCGCCCTCGGACGGGCCGACGAGCGCCATCCGGCGGCTCGCCAGTTCGCGGGCTACAAGGCCGAGGAGGTGCCGCTGATGTCGTACATCGGGAAGGGCGTCATCTGGATCTTCACCGTCGAGTTGGTCCTGTTGATGCTCTCGGGGCTGCTCATCTGGCGCAAGACGTGGCTGATCGACTTCTACGACTCCCAGTCGGTCGCGATGGCATTCGTCGCCTTCCACGGACTGCTCGGGGTCATCATGCTGATGGGCGTGATGTTCCACACCTTCGAGCACGGCTTCCACCCGGCGTTCTACCCCGTCGAGATGAAGGCGTTCCTGCCGAAAGAGCACACGCCGAACTTCCACGGCGATCCGGACGAACACGAGACGACCGGGATCGAACGCCTCCGGCGCAAGTCCTCGTGGCGGTGGGCGACGAACGTGATGGGCGTGCTGGTCGTCGTCGGCATCGTCAGCGTGATGATGGCCAGCCTCGAGTACGGCGGCTATCCGGTGCCGGACTCGCTGGTGTTCAACGAGGGGAGCGTCCTCCGGACGATCGGCATCAACGTCGGGATCTTCGTGCTGTTCGTCGGACTCGTCCTCTCGGTGTTCGGCAACGTGCTCCGGGCGCGGTACATGCGCCAGCGCCGGAAGCAGCGGGAACGACCGGCCGAACGGACGCCCGCCGCGGACGGAAGCGGATCGACTCGCGACGACGGCCCCAGCGAGGCCGACGACTGA
- a CDS encoding molybdopterin-dependent oxidoreductase yields MSAADEPVTIDLDRRSFMKASALAGGLFLGGGVTGHVLGTQEEQEDDGVPEGEETAKVICNYCAVGCGFKAVKDGNSFVAQEPWFENPINNGSLCSKGAGILETEHSPKRLKHPMRKEDGEWRRVTWDEAYQEIVETWEQTVEEYSRESVMMLGSAHHSNEAAYAIRKLAAFMGTNNVDHQARICHSPTVTGLANTWGFGAMTNTINDYRNFNLLIILGQNPAESHPIAMQHILEGQARGGTIVSIDPRYTKTSAHADYFHRLRPGTDVALVMGLLNYVREQDGLAEEFLEDRVMGWPDVEAELDQYDLDTVADITWIDREDLEEIGDLIVENAPRIQVEWAMGGTQHNNGTQNIRSYALFSLATGSAARSGGGLQVMRGHANVQGATDLGVDASILPGYYGVDAPGSWEHWSTVWNRSPWTSGSISFEDLYRNFERMPNEMWAGLEVPAAVEEGESDSEDEGESPNGEEEDGGGDEGGDSEGSEDAGLQEDAPLEDPDPRSMMFQRGLTVARWYEAALGQEDRLLDSNLYQPNPLKMAFFWGHSANSISEMDKMKRAMEALDLLVVVDVFPSVAGTLPDDADVLLLPASSQYEHVRSVTNSHRSVQWSEAAATPAHNSKPDLQIMQELADYMGFGEHFDWGSGPAQHNGRSSYEDALREINLGVRSIGYQQPPEKLQQHHEYDWAFSTEDLRAENTGTPVDGDFWSLPWPYWGDDHPGSPIIWTQESDPRDGGHDFRVNWGQQAPTPEEWTEMDVDKEYPLQETVDQQGADGLNLIAESFEAPWWDDGEIEGVPSYPGYATVLPDDPTEASSQTLPVQAALDEEVSVYEAAQAVNEQYGDQVDVDPAEFEEYDSAQPDPPTGRGKARAVVWNFIDTVPVHREPVESPRPDLVEEWPANGQQTNFWRLDQNNASVQQTATAAVHTELGSDFESGRTVILTSGRQVEHQGGGAETRNNKYTADRQPHMYAEISPTLAEELDVVGGDDHVVITSADKGSILVKANVTNRVNDEEVFLPYHWGGVFHGEDKTPNWPHGTEPLAIGESANIITPSGFDAETQMQETKSGVVHVQKATQQVVDDLDMEFIDYPQEENGLGRQKRYDVREWDMEEGGEIL; encoded by the coding sequence ATGAGCGCGGCGGACGAACCGGTCACGATCGACCTCGACCGGCGCTCGTTCATGAAGGCGAGCGCGCTCGCCGGCGGGCTCTTCCTCGGCGGCGGCGTGACGGGCCACGTCCTCGGCACCCAGGAGGAGCAGGAAGACGACGGCGTTCCCGAGGGCGAGGAGACGGCGAAGGTGATCTGCAACTACTGCGCCGTCGGCTGCGGCTTCAAGGCCGTCAAGGACGGCAACTCCTTCGTCGCTCAGGAACCGTGGTTCGAGAACCCGATCAATAACGGCTCGCTGTGTTCGAAGGGTGCGGGAATCCTCGAGACCGAGCACTCGCCCAAGCGGCTGAAACATCCCATGCGGAAGGAGGACGGCGAGTGGCGGCGGGTCACCTGGGACGAGGCGTATCAGGAGATCGTCGAGACGTGGGAGCAGACCGTCGAGGAGTACAGCCGCGAGAGCGTGATGATGCTGGGCAGTGCCCACCACTCGAACGAGGCGGCCTACGCCATCCGGAAGCTCGCGGCGTTCATGGGGACGAACAACGTCGACCACCAGGCGCGGATCTGTCACTCGCCGACCGTCACCGGCCTCGCCAACACCTGGGGGTTCGGCGCGATGACGAACACGATCAACGACTACCGCAATTTCAACCTGCTGATCATCCTCGGGCAGAACCCCGCCGAGTCCCACCCGATCGCGATGCAACACATCCTCGAGGGCCAGGCGCGGGGCGGAACGATCGTCTCGATCGACCCCCGGTACACGAAGACGTCGGCCCACGCCGACTACTTCCACCGGCTCCGGCCGGGGACGGACGTGGCGCTGGTCATGGGGCTGCTCAACTACGTCCGCGAGCAGGACGGGCTCGCCGAGGAGTTCCTCGAGGACCGCGTGATGGGCTGGCCCGACGTCGAGGCCGAACTCGATCAGTACGACCTCGATACCGTCGCCGACATCACCTGGATCGATCGGGAGGACTTAGAGGAGATCGGCGATCTGATCGTCGAGAACGCGCCCCGCATTCAGGTCGAGTGGGCGATGGGCGGCACGCAGCACAACAACGGAACCCAGAACATCCGCTCGTACGCCCTCTTTAGCCTCGCGACCGGGAGCGCGGCCCGATCCGGCGGCGGCCTGCAGGTCATGCGCGGCCACGCCAACGTGCAGGGCGCGACCGACCTCGGCGTCGACGCGAGCATCCTGCCGGGCTACTACGGCGTCGACGCGCCCGGCTCGTGGGAGCACTGGTCGACGGTCTGGAATCGGAGCCCCTGGACCAGCGGGAGCATCTCCTTCGAGGACCTCTATCGGAACTTCGAGCGGATGCCCAACGAGATGTGGGCGGGCCTCGAGGTGCCCGCCGCGGTCGAAGAGGGGGAGTCCGACTCGGAGGACGAGGGCGAATCGCCGAACGGCGAAGAGGAGGACGGTGGCGGCGACGAAGGCGGCGACAGCGAGGGCAGCGAGGACGCGGGTCTCCAGGAGGACGCCCCCCTCGAGGATCCGGATCCCCGGTCGATGATGTTCCAGCGCGGGCTGACCGTCGCCCGCTGGTACGAGGCCGCGCTGGGGCAGGAGGATCGACTGCTCGACTCGAACCTCTACCAGCCGAACCCGCTGAAGATGGCCTTCTTCTGGGGCCACTCGGCCAACTCCATCAGCGAGATGGACAAGATGAAGCGAGCCATGGAGGCGCTGGACCTGCTGGTCGTCGTCGACGTCTTCCCCTCGGTCGCCGGGACGCTGCCCGACGACGCGGACGTCCTCCTGCTGCCGGCCTCGAGTCAGTACGAGCACGTGCGGTCGGTCACGAACTCGCATCGGTCGGTCCAGTGGAGCGAGGCCGCCGCGACGCCGGCGCACAACTCGAAACCCGACCTCCAGATCATGCAGGAGCTGGCCGATTACATGGGCTTCGGCGAGCACTTCGACTGGGGGTCGGGACCGGCCCAACACAACGGTCGGAGTTCCTACGAGGACGCGCTCCGGGAGATCAACCTCGGGGTGCGCTCGATCGGCTACCAGCAGCCCCCCGAGAAACTCCAGCAACACCACGAGTACGACTGGGCGTTCAGCACCGAAGACCTGCGGGCGGAGAACACCGGCACGCCCGTCGACGGGGACTTCTGGTCGCTCCCCTGGCCCTACTGGGGCGACGACCACCCCGGCTCGCCGATCATCTGGACGCAGGAGTCCGACCCCCGCGACGGCGGCCACGACTTCCGGGTCAACTGGGGCCAACAGGCCCCGACGCCCGAGGAGTGGACCGAGATGGACGTCGACAAGGAGTACCCCTTACAGGAGACCGTCGACCAGCAGGGGGCGGACGGACTGAACCTGATCGCCGAGTCCTTCGAGGCGCCGTGGTGGGACGACGGAGAGATCGAGGGCGTACCGTCGTATCCCGGCTACGCGACCGTCCTGCCCGACGATCCCACGGAGGCCTCGAGTCAGACGCTGCCGGTGCAGGCCGCCCTCGACGAGGAGGTGTCGGTGTACGAGGCGGCCCAGGCGGTCAACGAGCAGTACGGCGATCAGGTGGACGTCGACCCCGCGGAGTTCGAGGAGTACGACAGCGCACAGCCCGACCCGCCGACGGGGCGCGGCAAGGCGCGCGCGGTCGTCTGGAACTTCATCGACACGGTACCGGTCCACCGGGAACCCGTCGAGAGCCCGCGACCGGATCTGGTCGAGGAGTGGCCGGCCAACGGCCAGCAGACCAACTTCTGGCGGCTCGATCAGAACAACGCCAGCGTCCAGCAAACGGCGACCGCGGCGGTCCACACGGAACTCGGGAGCGACTTCGAGAGCGGCCGAACCGTCATCCTGACGTCTGGACGACAGGTCGAACACCAGGGCGGCGGCGCCGAGACGCGGAACAACAAGTACACCGCCGACCGGCAGCCGCACATGTACGCCGAGATCAGCCCGACGCTGGCCGAGGAACTCGACGTCGTCGGCGGCGACGACCACGTCGTTATCACGTCGGCCGACAAGGGCTCGATCCTCGTGAAGGCCAACGTGACCAACCGCGTCAACGACGAGGAGGTCTTCCTGCCCTACCACTGGGGCGGGGTCTTCCACGGCGAGGACAAGACCCCGAACTGGCCCCACGGGACCGAGCCGCTGGCGATCGGCGAGAGCGCGAACATCATCACGCCCAGCGGGTTCGACGCCGAGACGCAGATGCAGGAGACGAAGTCCGGCGTCGTCCACGTCCAGAAGGCGACCCAACAGGTCGTCGACGACCTCGACATGGAGTTCATCGACTACCCGCAGGAAGAGAACGGTCTCGGCCGACAGAAGCGGTACGACGTTCGGGAGTGGGACATGGAAGAAGGCGGTGAGATACTATGA